The window ACCGTAAGCCTTAGCTATAGCGCGGTCCCAAAGGGGAAAGAAATGCGGTGCTAGCAAATGCAAACACTTTGCAGCACCTACAGGGCCAAGTATCACCTCAAAAGCCTTGAAAACACTCCTAATTTTGCCTTCGTCCTCTTGGTTAAAGTCTTCTATAGACCGTTGCCTGAAAGTGAGCAATAGCGAATAATGGTCACTGATAAGTCGCTCTATGTCGGCAAAATGTTGGCTATCAAATTTTCTATATTGATAGAACATCTTGTTCCAAGTCTGCAGGAGTACAGCCAAAGCTTCGGCAACACTCAATGATGTCCTGCCTTCCAGTGCAAGTGATACCAATTCCGTTGCAGCACGATAAAAAAGATCTCGGGGCTCATTTGCCTCAAAAGATCGCCTAGCTGCTTCAATATCCTGTATGGTTGGTATTTGAACCATTCGTCTCTCTTGCCTCAAGACAGGCTAACTATTGATTAGACACACCACCTCAGAAACAACAACAACAGCGGATTCCATCTTTGCCACCATTATTATCCAGCACACAGCCTGTGTCAACCCCCCAGAGGTCTCCAAAGCAACAACACCCTCACCAAAGAGCCAACAAAGCGCGAGGGCACATCCTTCTCCAGTGTCTCTTGCACCTCTGTGGGAGGCAATCTGCCCAATCCGGTAGTGCGTTCAGATTGTTGGAACAGTTCATTTCCCAGATTTGACAACTTTCCACCTTCGACTATACTTGCGCGCGGTAATCCTCGGTAGCTCAATTGGCAGAGCGCCCGGCTGTTAACCGGGTGGTTGCAGGTTCGAGTCCTGCCCGGGGAGCCACGAAAAACGCCCGACTGAGAGTCGGGCGTTTTTGCTTTGTCAGGCGCAACCAAACAAACAGATACCACTCCGCCTCATGTCAACTTCTGTTCAACCGCCCACGCATAAGCGCGCCAATAGGGGTCTTCCCGCGGCGGCGTGAATGGACGCTCCCCGTCTACATCCACAAGCATCAACCCTTCTTCACGCGGGCGCAATTCGCCAACGTCAAAGGCGGCTATGCCTTCATCAGCCAGCGCCTGTTGAACCGCCGCCACGCGGTGCGGGCGTACTGCCAGAATCAACGTGCCTTCGCTCAGCGTGATCAACGGGTCGAGATCGAACGCACGGCAAATACACGCCGCTTCCTCGCTCAGCGGCAAAGCGGCTTTGTCCACCCGCACACCTACCCCCACGCCCAACGCCAACTCAGCAATCCCGCCCAGCACACCCCCTTCGGTCGCGTCGTGCATGGCGCTCACCCCCGCATCGCCCACCCCGACACGCACCGCTGTCAACGCATCGCGCACGGTGCTCAACTGCCAGAGCATGGCTTGCGCACGTTGAAGCAACTCGGCATCGCACATGTGGCGCAGAAAATTGGGAAACAGATGGCTGAAATAGCCCACCGCCGACAACGCAATCCCCTTCGTCACGAGCAGGCGATCGCCCGGCTGCGCCATCTCGGTGGAGACCACCAGCCGGTCGCGTTCCCCCACCGCCAACATCGTCAGACTCCCCACGATGGGCCCCATGACGCCCTCATACCGCCCGGTGTGCCCCGTCACAACGGCAACCCCCAATTCGGCAAAAGCCGCGTGCATAGCGTCCCAATAGCGGCGCATCTGTGCATCGCTCATGTGCGGGGGAAAAGCCAACGTGGGGATAGCGTACATGGGCGGCAACCCACTTGTCGCCAAATCGGACGCGACCAGTTGGACCGACAACCAGGCGGAGGCTTCCATCCCCAGACGTTCAATAGCGGCGATGGGGTCAGTGGTGCTGACAAGCACACGCTGGGCGTCCAGTGCAATCACGCCCGTATCCACACCCACCCGCGGCGGCACCAGCACTTCGGGACGCGGCGCTCCCAAACGGGCGAGAATGGTGCTTTCCAGCAGATTGGGGGGCAGTTTGCCCAGGTGGTCGCTGGATGCGGCACTCACGCGCTGTTGCTCCCTTCCCGTTTTTCAGGTCTGCTGTTCGACATCGGGCATGACGTAGTTGGTGATGGCGCAGTGATAGCCGTAGCGAATATCGCAATGCGTTGGCGGCGTATCGGGCAGGTTGACACCCAAGCGGCGCAGGTTGCGCACTACGTGGCA of the Ardenticatena maritima genome contains:
- a CDS encoding AIR synthase family protein, with the protein product MSAASSDHLGKLPPNLLESTILARLGAPRPEVLVPPRVGVDTGVIALDAQRVLVSTTDPIAAIERLGMEASAWLSVQLVASDLATSGLPPMYAIPTLAFPPHMSDAQMRRYWDAMHAAFAELGVAVVTGHTGRYEGVMGPIVGSLTMLAVGERDRLVVSTEMAQPGDRLLVTKGIALSAVGYFSHLFPNFLRHMCDAELLQRAQAMLWQLSTVRDALTAVRVGVGDAGVSAMHDATEGGVLGGIAELALGVGVGVRVDKAALPLSEEAACICRAFDLDPLITLSEGTLILAVRPHRVAAVQQALADEGIAAFDVGELRPREEGLMLVDVDGERPFTPPREDPYWRAYAWAVEQKLT